The Chloroflexia bacterium SDU3-3 genome has a segment encoding these proteins:
- a CDS encoding PDZ domain-containing protein yields the protein MKMERRSRVIVGVMLVFALLVGVVAGGIIGGGVGYMVASRADTPASVASAPVLGEPVSSTSSSAATGAITSDAAVTAVVGRVSPAVVTVVNTLKASAQSNSQQELPFPFEIPGQGDGNGNGDGQQPQEQPSQRASGSGVIISDKGYIITNNHVVDGEKSLAVYYADGTRHDAKLVGTDPLMDIAVLQVADKVPAYVPLADSDKIQPGQTAIAIGSPLGDFRNSVTVGVVSALNRQVSSMEGLIQTDAAINHGNSGGPLLNLQGEVIGINTLVVRGSGITSDQAEGLGFSVPSNVVKMVSDQLIASGKVTYPFLGVSYVQIDAESAVDQDLPVQNGALVKNSQGNGSAVTAGSAADKAGIKDGDIITAVNGVKVGIDKSLRQILLQHKPGDTVQVEILRGKETLTLDVTLGERPADLQ from the coding sequence ATGAAGATGGAACGCAGATCGCGTGTGATAGTCGGGGTGATGCTGGTCTTTGCGCTGCTGGTGGGGGTGGTGGCTGGCGGGATCATCGGCGGGGGCGTGGGCTACATGGTGGCCAGCCGCGCCGATACGCCCGCCAGCGTGGCCTCCGCGCCGGTGCTGGGCGAGCCGGTGTCGAGCACCTCATCGAGCGCGGCCACGGGCGCGATCACCAGCGATGCCGCCGTGACCGCAGTGGTGGGGCGTGTCTCGCCCGCCGTGGTGACGGTGGTGAATACACTCAAGGCCAGCGCGCAGTCCAACTCGCAGCAGGAGCTGCCCTTCCCGTTCGAGATCCCCGGCCAGGGTGATGGCAATGGCAACGGCGACGGCCAGCAGCCGCAGGAGCAGCCGAGCCAGCGCGCATCCGGCTCGGGCGTGATTATTAGCGACAAGGGCTATATCATCACCAACAACCATGTGGTGGATGGCGAGAAGTCGCTGGCGGTCTACTATGCCGATGGCACCCGCCACGATGCCAAGCTGGTGGGCACCGACCCGCTGATGGACATCGCGGTGCTGCAGGTTGCCGACAAGGTTCCGGCCTATGTGCCGCTGGCCGACTCGGACAAGATCCAGCCGGGGCAGACGGCGATCGCGATCGGCAGCCCGCTGGGCGATTTCCGCAACAGCGTGACGGTGGGCGTGGTCAGCGCGCTGAACCGCCAGGTCTCGTCGATGGAGGGCCTGATCCAGACCGATGCGGCGATCAACCACGGCAACTCGGGCGGGCCGCTGCTGAACCTGCAGGGCGAGGTGATCGGCATCAACACCCTGGTGGTGCGCGGTAGCGGCATCACCAGCGATCAGGCCGAGGGCTTGGGCTTCTCGGTGCCCAGCAACGTGGTGAAGATGGTGAGCGACCAGCTGATCGCCAGCGGCAAGGTGACCTACCCGTTCCTGGGCGTGTCGTACGTGCAGATCGACGCCGAGAGCGCGGTGGACCAGGATCTGCCGGTGCAGAACGGCGCGCTGGTGAAGAACTCGCAGGGCAATGGCTCGGCGGTGACGGCTGGCTCGGCTGCCGATAAGGCGGGCATCAAGGATGGCGATATCATCACAGCGGTGAATGGCGTGAAGGTCGGCATCGACAAGTCGCTGCGCCAGATCCTGCTGCAGCACAAGCCGGGCGACACGGTGCAGGTGGAGATCCTGCGCGGCAAGGAGACCCTGACGCTGGATGTGACCCTGGGCGAGCGCCCGGCGGATCTGCAGTAG
- a CDS encoding response regulator, with protein sequence MEEILIIDDSQQICAMLSEYVLPELGYRSSSAHTGQQGLRQLRQQLPDLILLDLQLPDMSGLDLLRTIAQEGYDVPVILMTAHGSEGIAVEAFRLGARNYLIKPFSEVEAKAVIDVALRERRLAREKDQLTRNLQQRVQELTVLSSIGKSVSSLIDNNELLVRIVEASVYITHAEEGFLLLHNPAANELYLRAAKNLGEQRAKHLRIPTDDTLAGQVMRTGKPIRLDKASTGNPLKVKTGFLVRSLLQVPLIVGKQVIGILGVDNQVSDRAFTENDQYLLTALADYAAIAIENTRLYEEVKSSEARYRDLFTNAYDLIFTLDRQLNIQSINRVGTALIGYSAEELEGQPLRSLCPPAFWSEALQQFSSLITGSPIQPFELQLTHKNGEQLTVEVSARLLREGQRIGGIHCIARDLTERRRLEEQLLQAEKLSAIGQLVAGVAHELNNPLTSISGYTQLLLREKGITGNTREDLQHIHIQAERAARIVQNLLVFAREHKPERKNIVINDVIRDTLALRSYQLRVDNIHVQLDMAPNLPQTVADPYQMQQVALNLINNAHQAMVERGGENRLTLRTALSQRDASDMPGGRPMVQFSVSDTGIGIPPSSLTRIFDPFYTTKPVGQGTGLGLAICFGIVQEHGGRIWAESEQGFGTTVFVEIPIRAPQAADSTTAEQQALPAEELQQVARILVVDDEEPVSSLLARLLRDLGHTPVVVNSGIEALRRLGQEPFDLVLTDVKMPGMTGFDLYQEIARRNPDLAARVVFVTGDMLSAATQAQIAQSGNPFIAKPFKIEQLEALVRSLLTRQSTP encoded by the coding sequence ATGGAAGAAATCCTCATCATCGACGACAGCCAGCAGATCTGTGCCATGCTGTCAGAATACGTCCTTCCGGAACTGGGGTATCGGTCTTCCTCTGCACACACTGGCCAACAGGGGCTGCGCCAGTTGCGCCAGCAGCTGCCCGACCTCATCCTGCTCGATCTTCAGCTGCCCGATATGAGCGGCCTCGATCTCCTGCGCACGATCGCGCAGGAGGGCTACGATGTCCCGGTCATCCTGATGACCGCGCACGGCTCCGAGGGCATCGCGGTCGAGGCCTTCCGGCTGGGGGCGCGCAACTACCTGATCAAGCCCTTCTCCGAGGTTGAGGCCAAGGCCGTGATCGACGTGGCCCTGCGCGAGCGGCGGCTGGCCCGCGAGAAGGACCAGCTGACCCGCAACCTGCAGCAGCGCGTGCAAGAGCTGACAGTGCTCTCGTCGATTGGCAAGTCGGTCAGCTCGCTGATCGACAACAACGAGCTGCTGGTGCGGATCGTCGAGGCCAGTGTCTACATCACCCACGCCGAAGAAGGCTTCCTGCTGCTGCACAATCCCGCCGCCAACGAGCTGTACCTGCGCGCCGCCAAGAACCTGGGCGAGCAGCGGGCCAAGCACCTGCGCATCCCCACCGACGACACGCTGGCCGGGCAGGTGATGCGCACGGGCAAGCCCATCCGGCTGGACAAAGCCAGCACCGGCAACCCGCTGAAGGTCAAGACCGGCTTCCTGGTGCGCTCGCTGCTGCAGGTGCCGCTGATCGTGGGCAAGCAGGTGATCGGCATCCTGGGGGTGGACAACCAGGTCAGCGACCGGGCCTTCACCGAAAACGATCAGTACCTGCTCACCGCCCTGGCCGACTACGCCGCCATCGCGATCGAGAACACCCGGCTCTATGAAGAGGTGAAGAGCAGCGAGGCGCGCTACCGCGACCTGTTCACCAACGCCTACGATCTGATCTTCACGCTGGACCGCCAGCTCAACATCCAGAGCATCAATCGCGTGGGCACCGCGCTGATCGGCTATAGCGCCGAGGAGCTTGAGGGCCAGCCGCTGCGCAGCCTCTGCCCGCCCGCCTTCTGGAGCGAGGCCCTGCAGCAGTTCTCCAGCCTGATCACAGGTAGCCCCATCCAGCCCTTCGAGCTGCAGCTCACCCACAAGAACGGCGAGCAGCTGACCGTCGAGGTGAGCGCGCGGCTGCTGCGCGAGGGCCAGCGCATCGGCGGCATCCACTGCATCGCCCGCGATCTAACCGAGCGGCGGCGGCTGGAGGAGCAGCTGCTGCAGGCCGAGAAGCTCTCGGCGATCGGCCAGCTGGTGGCGGGCGTGGCCCACGAGCTGAACAACCCGCTCACCAGCATCTCGGGCTACACTCAGCTGCTGCTGCGCGAGAAGGGCATCACCGGCAACACCCGCGAAGATCTGCAGCACATCCACATCCAGGCCGAGCGCGCCGCCCGGATCGTGCAAAACCTGCTGGTGTTTGCCCGCGAGCACAAGCCCGAGCGCAAGAACATCGTGATCAACGATGTCATCCGCGATACCCTGGCGCTGCGCTCGTACCAGCTGCGCGTCGACAACATCCACGTGCAGCTCGACATGGCCCCCAACCTGCCGCAGACGGTGGCCGACCCCTACCAGATGCAGCAGGTGGCGCTCAATCTGATCAATAACGCCCACCAGGCCATGGTCGAACGCGGCGGCGAGAACCGCCTGACCCTGCGCACTGCGCTCAGCCAGCGCGATGCCAGCGACATGCCGGGCGGCAGACCGATGGTGCAGTTCTCGGTCAGCGACACCGGCATCGGCATCCCGCCCAGCAGCCTCACGCGTATCTTCGACCCGTTCTATACCACCAAGCCGGTGGGCCAAGGCACCGGCCTGGGGCTGGCCATCTGCTTTGGCATCGTGCAAGAGCACGGCGGGCGGATCTGGGCCGAGAGCGAGCAGGGCTTTGGCACCACGGTATTTGTCGAGATCCCCATCCGCGCCCCCCAGGCTGCCGATAGCACCACCGCCGAACAGCAGGCCCTACCCGCCGAGGAGCTGCAGCAGGTGGCCCGCATCCTGGTCGTCGACGACGAGGAGCCGGTCAGCAGCCTGCTGGCCCGGCTGCTGCGCGACCTGGGGCATACGCCCGTGGTGGTGAACAGCGGCATCGAGGCGCTGCGAAGGCTGGGGCAGGAGCCATTTGATCTTGTGCTAACTGATGTTAAAATGCCTGGTATGACCGGGTTCGACCTCTATCAGGAGATCGCTCGGCGCAATCCCGATCTGGCCGCCCGCGTGGTCTTTGTCACTGGCGACATGCTCAGCGCGGCGACCCAGGCGCAGATCGCCCAGAGCGGCAACCCGTTCATCGCAAAGCCGTTTAAGATCGAACAGCTTGAAGCTCTGGTACGATCGCTGCTCACCCGTCAATCAACACCATAG
- a CDS encoding translation initiation factor eIF-2B, translated as MDTALAQAINTLAADKRSGAAYIATRAADVLLRRATTGEAASPDAFREELLATGWALIQAQSTMAALINLVNTVLWKIEQYDTPHELQQAVVEATDQFKRQLKDHALRVAEGTLPLITDGSTVVTLSQSSTVQHAIFHAQRAGRRFNVICAESRPANEGRETAATLAEHGIQVTFAVDTAAVAAVANADPFRGDNFVVLAGADMVTTKGLVNKVGTMALALAAKHSGVPMYTLCSSEKFLPPGYPMPQQRERASDSIWPEAPTGIELWNRYYDFTPLHQIAGIVTEQGVLPAAAIEAWLAVTKLHPALAKQALVPGY; from the coding sequence GTGGATACAGCTTTAGCTCAGGCCATCAACACACTCGCCGCCGACAAACGATCGGGCGCGGCCTATATCGCCACACGCGCCGCCGATGTGCTGCTGCGTCGGGCGACCACCGGCGAGGCCGCATCGCCCGACGCCTTCCGTGAAGAGCTCCTGGCCACCGGCTGGGCGCTCATCCAGGCGCAGAGCACTATGGCCGCGCTGATCAATCTGGTCAACACCGTGCTCTGGAAGATCGAGCAGTACGATACCCCGCACGAGCTTCAGCAGGCCGTGGTCGAGGCCACCGACCAGTTCAAACGCCAGCTGAAAGACCATGCCCTGCGGGTGGCCGAGGGCACGCTGCCCCTGATCACCGACGGCAGCACGGTGGTCACGCTCTCGCAGTCCAGCACGGTGCAGCACGCGATCTTCCACGCGCAGCGCGCTGGCCGCCGCTTCAACGTGATCTGCGCCGAGTCGCGCCCCGCCAACGAGGGCCGCGAGACCGCTGCCACGCTGGCCGAGCACGGCATCCAGGTGACGTTCGCGGTGGACACCGCCGCTGTGGCCGCCGTGGCCAACGCCGACCCGTTCCGCGGCGATAACTTCGTGGTGCTGGCCGGTGCCGATATGGTCACCACCAAAGGCCTGGTGAACAAGGTGGGCACTATGGCGCTGGCGCTGGCCGCCAAGCACAGCGGCGTACCCATGTACACGCTCTGCAGCAGCGAGAAGTTCCTGCCGCCTGGCTACCCCATGCCCCAGCAGCGCGAGCGCGCCAGCGACAGCATCTGGCCCGAGGCCCCTACCGGCATCGAGCTGTGGAACCGCTACTACGACTTCACACCGCTCCACCAGATCGCCGGCATCGTCACCGAACAGGGCGTGCTGCCCGCCGCCGCGATCGAGGCATGGCTGGCGGTCACCAAGCTGCACCCGGCGCTGGCCAAGCAGGCCCTGGTGCCAGGATACTAG
- a CDS encoding M23 family metallopeptidase, with product MIDSTPSFGRTVAIGVALVAVLLLLFQAQPAPSISAWGGSSVGGISGQAQPLSGQAQPWGGDDTPAGSPLRSPHTVMTQGYGVGTHAPADVWGAVDLAIDANGDGSADRDATLNTPIYATHSGVVKISANTYPAGNHIWVTGTHFKTGYSHLSSFAVPDGQQVSAGDLIGYVGSTGLSSGPHLDYQVWKDGVNVNPLDYGATTSP from the coding sequence ATGATCGATAGCACCCCATCTTTTGGCCGCACGGTCGCCATCGGCGTGGCGCTTGTGGCCGTTCTCTTGCTCCTTTTTCAGGCCCAGCCCGCCCCCAGCATCAGCGCGTGGGGCGGTAGCTCGGTCGGCGGCATCAGCGGGCAGGCCCAGCCACTCAGCGGGCAGGCCCAGCCCTGGGGCGGCGACGACACCCCCGCAGGCAGCCCGCTGCGCAGCCCGCACACGGTGATGACCCAGGGCTATGGGGTGGGCACCCACGCCCCCGCCGATGTCTGGGGCGCGGTCGACCTAGCGATCGACGCCAACGGCGACGGCAGCGCCGACCGCGACGCCACGCTCAATACGCCGATCTACGCCACCCACAGCGGCGTGGTCAAGATTTCTGCCAACACCTATCCGGCGGGCAACCATATCTGGGTCACCGGCACGCACTTCAAAACCGGCTATTCGCACCTGTCCAGCTTTGCGGTGCCGGATGGCCAGCAGGTGAGCGCGGGTGACCTGATCGGCTACGTAGGATCGACGGGCCTCTCCAGCGGGCCGCACCTAGACTACCAGGTCTGGAAAGATGGCGTGAATGTGAACCCGCTGGACTATGGTGCGACGACCTCTCCCTAA
- a CDS encoding PIG-L family deacetylase, whose product MQSLLNAPVPESVLVVAAHPDDIEFMAGGTLACWGMQGARIHYLLVTDGAGGSRDPEQSPEALAALRRLEQREAARRLGVASVTFLGYADAHVDATYELRVAIARVIRQVRPEAVLTFDPHLRYRANLLNHPDHIAVGASTLGAVMPLANTHLAAPELAAEGLEPHDVERIYLFETASPTAYMPLEQHHLERKLYAFQAHASQLENWDGEFAIAERAMDTADAARAQGLDCIYAEDFTCVQLAAPRRTSPRAVVLEQVLRRQPALAELR is encoded by the coding sequence ATGCAATCTCTGCTGAATGCCCCCGTTCCCGAAAGCGTGCTTGTAGTCGCTGCTCACCCCGATGATATCGAGTTTATGGCCGGGGGCACGCTGGCGTGTTGGGGCATGCAGGGCGCACGTATCCACTACCTGCTGGTGACCGATGGCGCTGGTGGCAGCCGCGACCCCGAGCAGTCGCCCGAGGCGCTAGCGGCGCTGCGGCGGCTGGAGCAGCGCGAGGCCGCGCGGCGGCTGGGCGTGGCCTCGGTCACCTTCCTGGGCTACGCCGACGCCCATGTGGACGCCACCTACGAGCTGCGGGTGGCGATCGCCCGCGTGATCCGCCAGGTGCGCCCCGAGGCCGTGCTCACCTTCGACCCGCACCTGCGCTACCGCGCCAACCTGCTGAACCACCCCGACCACATTGCGGTGGGGGCCAGCACGCTGGGCGCGGTGATGCCGCTGGCCAACACCCACCTGGCCGCCCCCGAGCTGGCCGCCGAGGGCCTTGAGCCGCACGATGTTGAGCGCATCTACCTGTTTGAGACCGCCAGCCCAACGGCGTATATGCCGCTGGAGCAGCACCACCTGGAGCGCAAGCTCTACGCCTTCCAGGCCCACGCCTCGCAGCTGGAGAACTGGGATGGCGAGTTCGCCATCGCCGAGCGGGCCATGGACACCGCCGACGCCGCGCGCGCCCAGGGCCTCGATTGCATCTACGCCGAGGATTTCACCTGCGTGCAGCTGGCCGCGCCGCGCCGCACCTCGCCGCGCGCGGTGGTGCTGGAGCAGGTGCTGCGGCGGCAGCCTGCCCTAGCCGAGCTGCGGTGA
- a CDS encoding cysteine desulfurase-like protein yields MSSPSFEIEWVRSQFPALAERVGGQPAVFFDGPGGTQVTQGVIDAIRDYLIHANANTHGAFATSARSDAIIAEAHQAMADMLGCDADEVVFGPNMTTLTFTLSRSIGRGIQPGDEIVLTRLDHDANFSPWKALEERGAVIKVVDIDTEDCTLDMDDLRRQITPKTKLVAIGYASNAVGSISDVAEAVRLAHAVGALCFIDAVHYAPHGPIDVRALDCDFLACSPYKFFAPHMGTIYGKREHLTKLQPYKVRPASDATPDRWETGTKNHEGLAGVVAAVNYLAELGRRTAPAAPASRREAIQAAMAAIHTYELALAQRLIAGLLAIPGLAFYGIREPERLDQRTPTVAIRIDGIAPAELAQQLGERGIFTWDGNYYALNLSERLGLEESGGMLRIGLVHYNTAEEVDRLLAALHEIVAA; encoded by the coding sequence ATGTCCAGCCCCAGTTTTGAGATCGAATGGGTCCGCTCGCAGTTTCCCGCCCTGGCCGAGCGCGTCGGCGGCCAGCCCGCCGTGTTCTTCGATGGCCCCGGCGGCACCCAGGTGACCCAGGGCGTGATCGACGCCATCCGCGACTACCTCATCCACGCCAACGCCAACACCCACGGCGCGTTCGCCACCAGCGCCCGCTCCGACGCGATCATCGCCGAGGCCCACCAAGCCATGGCCGACATGCTGGGCTGCGACGCCGATGAGGTGGTGTTTGGGCCGAATATGACTACGCTCACCTTCACGCTCAGCCGCAGCATCGGGCGCGGCATCCAGCCCGGCGATGAGATCGTGCTGACACGGCTCGACCACGACGCCAACTTCTCGCCCTGGAAAGCGCTGGAGGAGCGCGGCGCGGTGATCAAGGTGGTGGACATCGACACCGAGGACTGCACGCTGGACATGGACGACCTGCGCAGGCAGATCACGCCCAAGACCAAGCTGGTGGCGATCGGCTACGCTTCCAACGCGGTCGGCAGCATCAGCGATGTGGCCGAGGCGGTGCGGCTGGCCCACGCGGTCGGCGCGCTCTGCTTCATCGACGCGGTGCACTACGCGCCCCACGGCCCGATCGACGTGCGCGCGCTCGATTGCGACTTCCTGGCCTGCTCGCCCTACAAGTTCTTCGCGCCCCACATGGGCACGATCTACGGCAAGCGCGAGCACCTAACCAAGCTCCAGCCCTACAAGGTGCGCCCCGCATCCGACGCCACGCCCGACCGCTGGGAGACCGGCACCAAGAACCACGAGGGCCTGGCCGGGGTGGTCGCCGCCGTCAACTATCTGGCCGAGCTGGGCCGCCGCACCGCGCCCGCCGCTCCCGCCAGCCGCCGCGAGGCCATCCAGGCGGCCATGGCAGCCATCCACACCTACGAGCTAGCCCTGGCCCAGCGGCTGATTGCAGGGCTGCTGGCCATACCGGGGCTGGCGTTCTACGGCATCCGCGAGCCGGAGCGTCTTGACCAGCGCACTCCCACCGTGGCCATCCGCATCGATGGCATCGCCCCCGCCGAGCTGGCACAACAGCTGGGCGAGCGCGGCATCTTCACATGGGATGGCAACTACTACGCGCTGAATCTGAGCGAGCGGCTGGGGCTGGAGGAAAGCGGCGGCATGCTACGGATCGGCCTGGTGCACTACAACACCGCCGAGGAGGTGGATCGCCTGCTGGCGGCACTGCACGAGATCGTGGCGGCATAA
- a CDS encoding glycosyltransferase family 39 protein, with product MGVARSTTSAAGRSRALALPLRRDALLRGLGLGAIVLLAALLRFSYMHELGNVNHYYTAAITSMIQSWYNFFYVVAEPGGALTVDKPPVGLWMQAISAKIFGVNAFGVLLPGILCGLGSVALLYHLVRRSFGTAAGMVAALGLALAPVVVATDRNNTIDSMLIFTLLCATWAFFNAAERARLGFLLLGAALIGVGFNIKMLQAYMVLPALYVMYLLGARLSLWRKLLQLALATLVLLAVSLAWVLAVDLTPASQRPFVGSSTNNTVMELIVGHNGLDRLYGMGGMGGFGGGRGGGPSQAGQSGQGNAPSGQPGQGRDGGQGRDGFGSQGGGPGRQPQGGGQGFGGPGGDTGQAGPLRLLTTPLSKDAGWLLPMALMGAILLAFSSRPRWPVAPAHQALLAWGGWLGAAGVFFSIAGFFHEYYLSMLAVPAAALAGIAVAAIWHLRERHPWLALGAALVALVATMWLQYATVVRYVGAPWWLWLAVGMAGAAALALLLGTALRRAVWARWAALAGMAGAVAAVLLVPGVWSYLTMRNPVENASLPAAYSGETRAKDGAADLTVDQELLDYLQANTQDTRYLLAVPSSMQGSDYVIATGRPVLYIGGFMGSDQVVDGAGLRQLVGAGELRYIYWQTSGGRMGGGSSDVSSYLTSSCQVVRGFETGTQNTGAPGGTSRSGSQNGGMGRMQIALYDCGAAASL from the coding sequence ATGGGAGTAGCGCGCTCGACCACAAGTGCGGCGGGCCGGAGCCGCGCGCTGGCGCTACCGCTGCGGCGCGATGCGCTGCTGCGCGGTCTGGGCCTGGGCGCGATTGTGCTGCTGGCCGCGCTGCTGCGCTTTTCGTACATGCATGAGCTGGGCAATGTAAACCACTACTACACAGCGGCGATCACCAGCATGATCCAGTCGTGGTACAACTTTTTCTACGTGGTGGCCGAGCCGGGCGGCGCACTGACCGTGGACAAGCCGCCGGTGGGCCTGTGGATGCAGGCGATTTCGGCCAAGATCTTTGGAGTGAATGCGTTTGGCGTGCTGCTGCCGGGCATCCTGTGCGGCCTTGGCTCGGTGGCCCTGCTGTACCACCTGGTGCGGCGCTCGTTTGGCACGGCGGCGGGCATGGTGGCCGCGCTGGGTCTGGCGCTTGCCCCGGTGGTGGTGGCGACCGACCGCAATAACACGATCGACAGCATGCTGATCTTCACGCTGCTGTGCGCCACATGGGCCTTCTTCAATGCCGCCGAGCGGGCGAGGCTAGGCTTTCTGCTGCTGGGCGCGGCGCTGATCGGGGTGGGCTTTAACATCAAGATGCTTCAGGCGTATATGGTGCTGCCCGCGCTGTATGTGATGTATCTACTGGGCGCGCGGCTGAGCCTCTGGCGCAAGCTGCTGCAGCTGGCGCTGGCCACGCTGGTGCTGCTGGCGGTGTCGCTTGCGTGGGTGCTGGCGGTGGATCTGACCCCGGCCAGCCAGCGGCCGTTTGTCGGCAGCAGCACGAACAACACGGTGATGGAGCTGATCGTTGGGCATAATGGCCTTGATCGGCTATATGGCATGGGCGGCATGGGTGGATTTGGCGGCGGGCGCGGCGGTGGGCCGAGCCAGGCTGGCCAGAGCGGTCAGGGCAATGCGCCGAGTGGCCAGCCTGGGCAGGGCCGCGATGGCGGCCAGGGTCGCGACGGGTTCGGCAGCCAGGGCGGCGGGCCGGGTCGCCAGCCGCAGGGCGGTGGCCAGGGCTTCGGCGGGCCGGGCGGCGACACCGGGCAGGCAGGCCCGCTGCGCCTGCTCACCACGCCGCTGAGCAAGGATGCGGGCTGGCTGCTGCCAATGGCGCTTATGGGTGCAATCCTGCTGGCGTTCAGCAGCCGCCCGCGCTGGCCAGTGGCACCCGCGCACCAGGCGCTGCTGGCCTGGGGCGGCTGGCTGGGCGCGGCGGGGGTGTTCTTCAGCATCGCAGGCTTTTTTCACGAGTACTACCTCTCGATGCTGGCGGTGCCTGCGGCGGCGCTGGCGGGCATCGCAGTGGCGGCGATCTGGCACCTGCGCGAGCGGCACCCCTGGCTAGCGTTGGGCGCAGCGCTGGTGGCGCTGGTGGCGACCATGTGGCTTCAGTATGCCACCGTTGTGCGCTACGTGGGCGCGCCCTGGTGGCTATGGCTGGCCGTGGGCATGGCTGGGGCGGCGGCGCTGGCGCTGCTGCTGGGCACGGCGCTGCGGCGGGCGGTCTGGGCGCGCTGGGCCGCGCTGGCGGGGATGGCGGGTGCGGTGGCGGCGGTGCTGCTGGTGCCGGGCGTGTGGTCATACCTCACCATGCGCAACCCGGTCGAGAACGCCTCGCTGCCTGCGGCCTATAGTGGCGAGACCCGCGCGAAGGATGGTGCGGCAGACCTGACGGTTGACCAGGAGCTGCTGGACTACCTGCAGGCCAACACGCAGGATACGCGCTATCTGCTGGCGGTGCCCAGCTCGATGCAAGGCTCGGACTATGTGATTGCCACGGGCAGGCCGGTGCTCTACATCGGCGGGTTTATGGGCAGCGATCAAGTGGTGGATGGGGCTGGCCTGAGGCAGTTGGTGGGTGCGGGCGAGCTACGCTACATCTACTGGCAGACGAGCGGCGGCAGGATGGGTGGCGGTTCGAGCGATGTCTCGTCGTACCTCACAAGCTCGTGCCAGGTGGTGCGGGGCTTCGAGACGGGCACACAGAACACTGGAGCGCCGGGTGGAACTAGCCGCAGCGGCAGCCAGAACGGCGGCATGGGCCGCATGCAGATAGCGCTCTACGACTGCGGTGCGGCGGCTTCGTTGTAG
- a CDS encoding glycosyltransferase family 2 protein, whose protein sequence is MPAASDAPTFSVVVPVHNEAESLPELHRRVAKVMAALGERWELVLVNDGSRDQSAATIAALCADDAHVRGVSLSRNFGFQAAATAGLDVARGRAIVMMDADLQDPPEVIPDMVARWRQGYDVIYGVRSERAGETWFKRASASGFYRLIRAITNVDIPLDTGDFRLMDRRVLVALREMPEHHRFLRGMVSWVGFRQVGVAYKRQPRFAGSSAFTLGKMVRFALDAITSFSYVPLQLSTYIGFALALVSVLAILAVIVLRLFGADQPLLGQATTLVAVLFLGSMQLMGLGVIGEYLGRMQDEVRHRPLYVVDRRWGFGDADEAAGSAPWE, encoded by the coding sequence ATGCCAGCGGCAAGCGACGCGCCAACATTTTCTGTTGTGGTTCCTGTGCATAACGAGGCCGAGAGCCTGCCCGAGCTGCACCGGCGGGTGGCCAAGGTGATGGCTGCGCTGGGCGAGCGCTGGGAGCTGGTGCTGGTGAACGACGGCAGCCGTGACCAGTCGGCGGCGACGATCGCGGCGCTGTGCGCGGATGATGCGCATGTGCGCGGCGTGAGCCTCTCGCGCAACTTTGGCTTTCAGGCGGCGGCCACGGCGGGGCTGGATGTGGCGCGCGGGCGGGCGATTGTGATGATGGATGCCGACTTACAAGACCCGCCCGAGGTGATCCCCGACATGGTGGCGCGCTGGCGGCAGGGCTACGACGTGATCTACGGCGTGCGTAGCGAGCGGGCGGGCGAGACATGGTTCAAGCGGGCCAGCGCCAGCGGGTTCTACCGCCTGATCCGCGCGATCACGAATGTGGACATCCCGCTGGATACCGGCGACTTTCGGCTGATGGACCGGCGTGTGCTGGTGGCGTTGCGCGAGATGCCCGAGCACCATCGCTTTCTGCGCGGGATGGTGAGCTGGGTGGGTTTCCGGCAGGTGGGCGTGGCCTACAAGCGCCAGCCGCGCTTCGCGGGCAGCAGCGCGTTTACGCTGGGCAAGATGGTGCGATTTGCGCTGGATGCGATCACCAGCTTCTCGTATGTGCCGCTGCAGCTCTCGACCTACATCGGCTTCGCGCTGGCGCTGGTGAGCGTGCTGGCCATTCTGGCGGTGATTGTCCTGCGGCTTTTTGGGGCCGACCAGCCGCTGCTGGGGCAGGCCACCACGCTGGTGGCGGTGCTGTTCCTGGGCAGCATGCAGCTGATGGGCTTGGGCGTGATCGGCGAGTACCTGGGGCGCATGCAGGATGAGGTGCGCCATCGCCCACTGTATGTGGTGGATCGGCGCTGGGGCTTCGGCGACGCCGACGAGGCGGCGGGGAGCGCGCCATGGGAGTAG